From Nycticebus coucang isolate mNycCou1 chromosome 6, mNycCou1.pri, whole genome shotgun sequence, the proteins below share one genomic window:
- the PARP2 gene encoding poly [ADP-ribose] polymerase 2 encodes MATRRRTSGDRVRASVASNEAKKVNNGNTVPEDPPPAKKIQRCQRQGVKEIPMSGRVAANKDRKEDKQDESVKALLLKGKAPVDSECTAKVGKAHVYCEGNDVYDVMLNQTNVQFNNNKYYLIQLLEDDAQRNFSVWMRWGRVGKRGQHSLVVCSGNLNKAKEIFQKKFFDKTQNNWEDREKFEKVPGKYDMLQMDYATNTQGEEEPKKEESLKSPLKPESQLDLRVQELIELICNIQAMEEMMIEMKYNTKKAPLGKLTVAQIKAGYQSLKKIEDCIRAGQHGRALVEACNEFYTRIPHDFGLRTPPLIRTEKELSEKVQLLEALGDIEIAIKLVKTELQSPEHPLDQHYKNLHCALRPLDHESYEFKVISQYLQSTHAPTHNDYTMTLLDVFEVEKEGEKETFREDLQNRMLLWHGSRLGNWVGILSHGLRVAPPEAPITGYMFGKGIYFADMSSKSANYCFASRLKNTGLLLLSEVALGQCNELLEANPKAEELLQSKHSTKGLGKMAPSPAHFTTLNGSTVPLGPASDTGILNPKGYTLNYNEYIVYNPNQVRMRYLLKIQFNFPQLW; translated from the exons ATGGCGACCCGACGGAGGACCAGCGGCGACAGGGTTCGAG CTTCTGTAGCATCAAATGAAGCCAAGAAAGTTAATAATGGTAACACAGTTCCAGAAGACCCTCCTCCTGCTAAGAAAATTCAAAGATGTCAGAGACAGGGGGTAAAAGAGATACCTATGTCTGGAAGAGTGGCAGCTAATAAGGACAGGAAAGAAGACAAGCAAGATG AGTCTGTGAAAGCCTTGCTGTTAAAGGGCAAAGCTCCTGTGGACTCAGAATGCACAGCCAAGGTGGGAAAG gcTCATGTGTATTGTGAAGGAAATGATGTCTATGATGTCATGCTAAATCAG ACCAATGTCCAGTTCAACAACAACAAGTACTATCTGATTCAGTTATTAGAAGATGATGCCCAGAGAAACTTCAGTGTTTGGATGAGATGGGGCCGAG TTGGGAAAAGGGGGCAGCACAGCTTGGTGGTTTGTTCAGGCAACCTCAACAAGGCCAAGGAAATCTTTCAGAAAAA ATTCTTTGACAAAACTCAAAATAATTGGGAGGATCGTGAGAAGTTTGAAAAGGTGCCTGGAAAATATGATATGCTGCAGATGGACTATGCCACCAATACTCAG GGTGAAGAagaaccaaaaaaagaagaatctcttAAATCTCCCTTGAAACCAGAGTCACAGCTAGATCTTCGGGTACAGGAACTGATAGAGTTGATTTGTAATATCCAGGCCATGGAAGAAATGATGATAGAAATGAAGTATAATACCAAGAAGGCCCCCCTTG GGAAGTTGACAGTGGCACAAATCAAGGCAGGTTACCAGTCTCTTAAGAAGATTGAGGATTGTATTCGGGCTGGCCAGCATGGACGAGCTCTCGTGGAAGCATGCAATGAATTCTATACCAGGATCCCACATGACTTTGG ACTCCGTACTCCTCCGCTAATCCGGACAGAGAAAGAACTGTCAGAAAAAGTACAGCTACTAGAG GCCTTGGGAGACATTGAAATTGCCATTAAACTGGTGAAAACAGAGCTACAAAGCCCAGAACACCCATTAGACCAACATTACAAAAACCTACATTGTGCCTTACGCCCTCTAGACCACGAAAGTTATGAGTTCAAA GTGATTTCCCAGTACCTACAGTCTACCCATGCTCCCACACACAATGACTATACCATGACTTTGCTGGATGTTTTTGAAGTGGAGAAGGAGGGTGAGAAAGAAACCTTCAGAGAAGACCTTCAAAACAG GATGCTGCTATGGCATGGTTCCAGGCTGGGCAACTGGGTGGGAATCCTGAGCCATGGGCTTCGAGTTGCCCCCCCTGAGGCTCCCATCACAGGCTACATG TTTGGAAAAGGAATCTACTTTGCAGATATGTCTTCTAAGAGTGCCAATTACTGCTTTGCCTCTCGCCTAAAAAATACAGGACTACTGCTCTTATCAGAG GTAGCTCTAGGTCAGTGTAATGAACTACTAGAGGCCAATCctaaggcagaagaattgcttcaGAGCAAACATAGCACCAAGGGCCTGGGCAAGATGGCTCCCAGTCCTGCCCACTTTACAACCCT GAATGGGAGTACAGTGCCCCTAGGACCAGCAAGTGACACGGGAATTCTGAATCCAAAGGGTTATACCCTCAACTACAATGAATATATTGTCTATAATCCCAACCAGGTCCGTATGCGATATCTTCTAAAGATTCAGTTCAATTTCCCGCAACTGTGGTGA